The proteins below are encoded in one region of Pseudomonas putida NBRC 14164:
- the mksF gene encoding Mks condensin complex protein MksF: MSQERYGIRRFALLNTAGYSLGLFPLEHPLSVYGANNLGKSASINALQFPILARMSDMSFGKYSLEQSRRFYFASDTSYILCELSLPHGPHVIGVVGRGPGGGFGHQFFAYKGELDLGHYQKNDTCLRQKELFTNLERLGIKAYELKPDELRRLLVGGHTSVPLDLTMIPLRSTSEQSLKTFRALFINLLHMREITAAKLKQLFLDAFEHSLRSGSVDYIAACEEAFRDVRRMEQDYNALVAAGPLVEALAGGVAQRDILRGKLHRISPVLDTLLGTWQEYAMARKEELVIQSEHYRGEQDRLQNDQRGGTQELMRLEREITGIQRWLGELSVLKHRFALVDDVKVLEQQLLAAKDAHDELAGALAQSRQFSAEDLDERVRDLEKRLKQVKQQLDHADNNSYARLREEFSQQDVDRLMRLFNGALFSLPLGDRGIELDDSALWVKSLEAVLDGFKGERFEAPGLSIDLTHIDPPALQALADRAALRDQKERLEKELKQLKTQQAVTADRTASKAQTETLYQQVLDAQKALEDFRRSETLAAEEPEKLEQLSQLEAAQDELKRSSDAFTERVQQLSAKLQLVGRQIGDLESKQRTLEDALRRRQLLPADLPYGTPFMEAIDDSMDNLLPLLNDYQDSWQGLQRVDNQIEALYAQVRLKGVAKFDSEDDMERRLQLLVNAYAHRTEEALTLAKARRAAVTDIARTLRNIRSDYDSLEHQLALFNREINKRQVSNLESFRVVLAPNKEALKHIDQIIHSAGQYEEGETLSVFDLTQSAEQDNKNEEAKEYLARLVAANHNQLGLKDLFELAFEITKVNGQPIIHADIDGAASNGTTMTIKALTNMYLLLHLMDRDLAGRIRLPYYLDEAADIDERNQAALLETSLQLGFVPILASVKPQVSAHVAIDLEGGSGPNGIYIDEADWKFISRLDEVKAVVREDKAEELA; encoded by the coding sequence TGTCAGACATGAGTTTCGGCAAGTACAGCCTCGAGCAGTCGCGCCGCTTCTACTTCGCCAGCGACACCTCTTACATTCTCTGTGAGCTGAGCCTGCCCCACGGCCCGCACGTGATCGGCGTGGTCGGCCGCGGCCCGGGCGGCGGTTTCGGTCACCAGTTCTTCGCCTACAAGGGCGAATTGGACCTGGGCCATTACCAGAAGAACGACACCTGCCTGCGCCAGAAAGAGCTGTTCACCAACCTGGAGCGGCTGGGCATCAAAGCCTACGAGCTGAAGCCGGACGAACTGCGCCGCCTGCTGGTTGGCGGCCACACCTCGGTGCCGCTGGACCTGACCATGATCCCGCTGCGCTCCACCAGCGAGCAAAGCCTGAAAACCTTCCGCGCGCTGTTCATCAACCTGCTGCACATGCGCGAAATCACCGCGGCCAAGCTCAAGCAGCTGTTCCTGGACGCCTTCGAGCACAGCCTGCGTTCGGGCAGCGTTGACTACATCGCCGCGTGCGAGGAAGCCTTCCGCGACGTGCGCCGCATGGAGCAGGACTACAACGCCCTGGTCGCCGCCGGCCCGCTGGTCGAGGCCCTGGCCGGTGGTGTAGCCCAGCGCGACATCCTGCGTGGCAAGCTGCACCGCATTTCGCCAGTGCTCGACACCCTGCTGGGCACCTGGCAGGAATACGCCATGGCGCGCAAGGAAGAGCTGGTCATCCAGTCCGAGCACTACCGTGGCGAGCAGGACCGCCTGCAGAACGACCAGCGCGGTGGCACCCAGGAGCTGATGCGCCTGGAGCGTGAAATCACCGGCATCCAGCGCTGGCTGGGCGAGCTGTCGGTGCTCAAGCACCGCTTTGCCCTGGTCGATGACGTCAAGGTACTGGAGCAGCAGCTGCTGGCGGCCAAGGATGCCCACGACGAACTGGCCGGCGCCCTGGCGCAGTCGCGCCAGTTCAGTGCCGAAGACCTGGACGAGCGCGTACGCGACCTGGAAAAACGCCTGAAGCAGGTCAAGCAGCAACTGGACCACGCTGACAACAACAGCTACGCCCGCCTGCGCGAGGAGTTCTCGCAGCAGGACGTCGACCGCCTGATGCGCCTGTTCAACGGTGCACTGTTCAGTCTGCCGCTGGGCGACCGTGGCATCGAGCTGGACGACAGCGCCCTGTGGGTAAAATCGCTGGAAGCGGTGCTGGACGGTTTCAAGGGCGAGCGTTTCGAAGCCCCGGGCCTGTCCATCGACCTCACCCACATCGACCCACCGGCGCTGCAGGCCCTGGCCGACCGCGCCGCCCTGCGCGACCAGAAAGAGCGCCTGGAAAAGGAGCTGAAGCAGCTCAAGACCCAGCAGGCTGTAACCGCAGACCGCACCGCCTCGAAGGCGCAGACCGAAACCCTGTACCAGCAAGTGCTGGACGCGCAGAAGGCGCTGGAAGACTTCCGCCGCAGCGAAACCCTGGCCGCCGAAGAGCCCGAGAAGCTGGAACAGCTGTCGCAACTGGAAGCCGCCCAGGACGAACTCAAGCGCTCCAGTGATGCCTTCACCGAGCGCGTCCAGCAGCTGTCGGCCAAGCTGCAGCTGGTCGGCCGCCAGATCGGCGACCTCGAGTCCAAGCAGCGCACCCTGGAAGACGCCCTGCGACGTCGCCAGCTGCTGCCGGCCGACCTGCCTTACGGCACCCCGTTCATGGAAGCCATCGACGACTCGATGGACAACCTGCTGCCCCTGCTCAACGATTACCAGGACAGCTGGCAAGGCCTGCAACGGGTAGACAACCAGATCGAGGCGCTGTACGCCCAGGTGCGCCTGAAAGGCGTGGCCAAGTTCGACAGCGAAGACGACATGGAGCGCCGCCTGCAGCTGCTGGTGAACGCCTATGCGCACCGTACCGAAGAAGCCCTGACCCTGGCCAAGGCACGCCGCGCCGCGGTCACCGACATCGCCCGGACCCTGCGCAACATCCGCAGTGACTACGACAGCCTCGAGCACCAGCTGGCGCTGTTCAACCGCGAGATCAACAAGCGCCAGGTTTCCAACCTGGAGAGCTTCCGCGTGGTGCTGGCGCCGAACAAGGAAGCGCTCAAGCACATCGACCAGATCATCCACAGTGCCGGCCAGTACGAAGAAGGCGAAACCCTCTCGGTGTTCGACCTGACCCAAAGCGCCGAGCAGGACAACAAGAACGAAGAGGCCAAGGAATACCTGGCACGCCTTGTGGCAGCCAACCACAACCAGCTGGGCCTGAAAGACCTGTTCGAGCTGGCGTTCGAGATCACCAAGGTCAACGGCCAGCCGATCATCCACGCCGACATCGACGGCGCTGCGTCCAACGGCACCACCATGACCATCAAGGCGCTGACCAACATGTACTTGTTGCTGCACCTGATGGACCGCGACCTGGCCGGGCGCATTCGCCTGCCGTACTACCTTGACGAAGCAGCGGACATCGACGAACGCAACCAGGCCGCACTGCTGGAGACCAGTTTGCAGCTGGGCTTCGTACCGATTCTGGCGAGTGTGAAGCCACAGGTATCCGCGCACGTGGCGATCGACCTGGAAGGCGGCAGCGGGCCGAACGGAATCTACATCGACGAGGCGGACTGGAAGTTCATCAGCCGGCTGGATGAGGTGAAGGCGGTTGTGCGCGAGGATAAGGCCGAGGAACTGGCCTGA
- the rpmA gene encoding 50S ribosomal protein L27: protein MAHKKAGGSTRNGRDSESKRLGVKMYGGQVIKPGNIIVRQRGTEFHAGYGVGMGKDHTLFAKIEGVIKFEKKGEFMRRYVSIVAA, encoded by the coding sequence ATGGCTCACAAGAAGGCTGGTGGTAGTACTCGTAACGGTCGCGACTCAGAATCTAAACGCCTTGGCGTGAAGATGTATGGCGGCCAGGTTATCAAGCCAGGCAACATCATCGTCCGTCAGCGCGGCACTGAATTCCACGCTGGCTACGGCGTTGGCATGGGCAAGGACCACACCTTGTTCGCCAAGATCGAAGGCGTGATCAAGTTCGAGAAGAAAGGCGAGTTCATGCGCCGTTACGTGAGCATCGTCGCCGCTTAA
- a CDS encoding CreA family protein, with protein sequence MSLFKRVITVVALALPMLAGAEEVGQVSTVFKFLGPNDRIVVEAFDDPKVEGVTCYLSRAKTGGMKGGLGLAEDRAEASIACRQVGPINFKGELKDGEEVFKERTSLVFKTMQVVRFLDKKRNTLVYLVYSDRMIEGSPQNAVTAIPILPWAH encoded by the coding sequence ATGAGCCTGTTCAAGCGAGTGATTACCGTGGTGGCGCTGGCGCTGCCAATGCTGGCCGGGGCCGAGGAAGTCGGCCAGGTGTCCACCGTCTTCAAGTTCCTGGGGCCGAACGACCGCATCGTGGTCGAAGCGTTTGACGACCCCAAGGTGGAGGGCGTGACCTGCTACCTGTCGCGGGCCAAGACTGGCGGCATGAAGGGTGGCCTGGGGCTGGCGGAGGACCGTGCGGAGGCGTCGATTGCCTGCCGTCAGGTCGGGCCGATCAACTTCAAGGGTGAGTTGAAAGACGGCGAGGAAGTGTTCAAGGAACGCACCTCGCTGGTGTTCAAGACCATGCAGGTGGTGCGCTTCCTGGACAAGAAGCGCAATACGCTGGTGTACCTGGTGTACAGCGACCGCATGATCGAAGGCAGTCCGCAGAACGCAGTGACCGCGATCCCGATCCTGCCTTGGGCTCATTGA
- the cgtA gene encoding Obg family GTPase CgtA encodes MKFVDEVSIRVKAGDGGNGCMSFRREKFIENGGPNGGDGGDGGSVYMVADENLNTLVDYRYTRHHEAQRGSNGGSTDCTGKKGEDLFLRVPVGTTVIDASTQEVIGDLVTPGQKLMVAQGGWHGLGNTRFKSSTNRAPRQTTPGKPGDQRDLKMEMKVLADVGLLGLPNAGKSTFIRSVSAAKPKVADYPFTTLVPNLGVVSVDRWKSFVIADIPGLIEGASDGAGLGIRFLKHLARTRVLLHLVDIAPLDESSPADAAEVIVNELTRFSPSLAERERWLVLNKSDMVMDDERDERVQEVIDRLEWEGPVYVISAISKQGTDKLSHDLMRYLEDRADRLANDPAYAAELADLDQRIEDEARAQLQALDDARTLRRTGVKSVHDIGDDDAWDDDFEDDEDGPEIIYVRD; translated from the coding sequence ATGAAGTTTGTTGACGAAGTATCGATTCGGGTCAAGGCCGGTGACGGCGGCAACGGTTGCATGAGCTTCCGTCGCGAGAAGTTCATCGAGAACGGTGGCCCTAACGGCGGTGACGGCGGTGACGGCGGCTCGGTGTACATGGTCGCCGACGAAAACCTGAACACCCTGGTCGACTACCGCTACACCCGTCACCACGAAGCCCAGCGCGGCTCCAATGGCGGCAGCACCGACTGCACCGGCAAGAAGGGTGAAGACCTGTTCCTGCGCGTGCCGGTCGGTACCACCGTGATTGACGCTTCCACCCAGGAAGTGATCGGTGACCTGGTCACCCCTGGCCAGAAGCTGATGGTCGCCCAAGGCGGCTGGCACGGCCTGGGCAACACCCGTTTCAAGTCCAGCACCAACCGTGCACCGCGCCAGACCACGCCAGGCAAGCCGGGTGACCAGCGCGACCTGAAGATGGAAATGAAGGTGTTGGCTGACGTTGGCCTGCTGGGCCTGCCAAACGCCGGCAAGAGTACCTTCATCCGCTCGGTCTCGGCCGCCAAGCCGAAAGTGGCCGATTACCCGTTCACCACCCTGGTGCCAAACCTGGGCGTGGTCAGCGTCGACCGCTGGAAGAGCTTCGTCATCGCCGACATCCCTGGCCTGATCGAAGGCGCCTCCGACGGTGCCGGCCTGGGTATCCGCTTCCTCAAGCACCTGGCGCGCACCCGCGTGCTGCTGCACCTGGTGGACATTGCGCCGCTGGACGAAAGCAGCCCGGCCGATGCTGCCGAAGTGATCGTCAACGAGCTGACCCGCTTCAGCCCATCGCTGGCCGAGCGTGAGCGTTGGCTGGTACTGAACAAGTCGGACATGGTCATGGACGACGAGCGCGATGAGCGTGTTCAGGAGGTGATCGATCGCCTGGAGTGGGAAGGCCCGGTCTACGTGATCTCGGCGATCTCCAAGCAGGGTACCGACAAGCTCAGCCACGACCTGATGCGCTACCTTGAAGACCGCGCCGACCGCCTGGCCAACGACCCGGCCTACGCCGCCGAGCTGGCCGACCTCGACCAGCGCATCGAAGACGAAGCCCGTGCCCAGCTGCAGGCCCTGGACGACGCGCGTACCTTGCGCCGTACTGGCGTCAAGAGCGTGCACGACATCGGTGACGATGACGCTTGGGATGATGATTTCGAGGACGACGAAGACGGTCCGGAAATCATTTACGTGCGCGACTGA
- the proB gene encoding glutamate 5-kinase: MRSKVTGAKRWVVKIGSALLTADGKGLDRGAMAVWVEQMVALREAGVELVLVSSGAVAAGMSQLGWTSRPSAMNELQAAAALGQMRLVQAWESSFGEHGKHTAQILLTHDDLSDRKRYLNARSTLRTLVDLGVVPVINENDTVVTDEIRFGDNDTLAALVANLVEADLLVILTDRDGMFDADPRNNPEAQLIYEARADDPTLDAVAGGTGGALGRGGMQTKLRAARLAARSGAHTIIIGGRIERVLDRLKAGERLGTLLSPERGMLAARKQWLAGHLQTRGTLVLDAGAVQALRQANKSLLPVGVKTVQGSFRRGEMVVCVGPDGVEVARGLANYSALEAQKIIGQSSDGIESILGYSAEPELVHRDNLVLV; encoded by the coding sequence ATGCGAAGCAAGGTGACGGGCGCCAAGCGCTGGGTCGTGAAGATTGGCAGTGCTCTGCTGACCGCTGATGGCAAGGGCCTCGACCGCGGTGCCATGGCCGTTTGGGTCGAGCAGATGGTCGCGCTGCGTGAGGCAGGCGTGGAGTTGGTACTGGTCTCCTCCGGGGCCGTGGCTGCCGGCATGAGCCAGCTGGGTTGGACTTCGCGACCGAGCGCGATGAACGAGCTGCAGGCCGCTGCCGCGCTCGGCCAGATGCGCCTGGTGCAGGCCTGGGAGTCGAGCTTCGGCGAACACGGCAAGCACACCGCGCAAATCCTGCTGACCCATGACGACCTGTCCGACCGCAAGCGTTACCTGAACGCCCGCAGCACCCTGCGCACCTTGGTCGACCTGGGCGTGGTGCCGGTGATCAACGAAAACGACACCGTGGTCACCGACGAAATCCGCTTCGGCGACAACGACACCCTGGCAGCGCTGGTGGCCAACCTGGTCGAGGCCGACCTGCTGGTGATCCTCACCGACCGCGATGGCATGTTCGACGCCGACCCGCGCAACAACCCCGAAGCCCAGCTGATCTACGAAGCCCGGGCCGACGATCCGACGCTGGATGCCGTGGCCGGTGGTACCGGTGGTGCCCTGGGCCGTGGCGGCATGCAGACTAAACTGCGCGCCGCGCGCCTGGCCGCCCGTTCCGGTGCCCACACCATCATCATCGGTGGCCGCATCGAGCGCGTGCTGGACCGCCTCAAGGCGGGCGAGCGCCTGGGTACCTTGCTGTCGCCCGAGCGCGGCATGCTCGCTGCGCGCAAGCAGTGGCTGGCTGGCCACCTGCAGACCCGTGGCACCCTGGTGCTGGATGCCGGCGCCGTGCAGGCGCTGCGCCAGGCCAACAAGAGCCTGTTGCCGGTTGGCGTGAAGACCGTGCAGGGCAGCTTCCGTCGTGGCGAGATGGTGGTGTGCGTTGGCCCGGACGGTGTTGAAGTGGCCCGCGGGTTGGCCAACTACAGCGCCCTGGAGGCGCAGAAGATCATCGGTCAGTCGTCCGATGGTATCGAGTCGATCCTCGGCTATAGCGCTGAGCCCGAGCTGGTACACCGTGACAATCTGGTGCTGGTATGA